The nucleotide sequence TGTATACAAATGAAGCGATTAAGTAGGTTTATTATCGTATGTACGGTGCTTATGGTATCCTGTGGAACAAATCACGACAAAGAGCGGTTAGATACGTATTTTGAAGGCGGTTTGTCGAGATACAACCGGGAACTCACCAATGTAATCGTATCTGATATTTTTACCCCACCGGTGGCCAGTAGGATCTATGCTTATTCCAATATTGCGGCCTACGAAGGGATACGCTTTATGGACTCGACAAAATTGTCCCTGTCGTCCCGATTGAATGGGTTAAAAGAGTTATCGACACCTGATCCGTCCAAGAATTATTACTATCCCTTAGTGTCAATTGTAGCGTTTACCCAGGTGGGAAAATCCTTGGTTTTTGATTTGGACAAGGTCGAGGCCATCAAGAACAAGATGCTCGGGGAGGTCAAGGAAATAGGTATGGACCAAGAAGTTTATCGGAATTCAATTGATCTAGGGGAGACCCTGGCAAGCGAAATCTTGGCTTGGGCGGCAAAAGATGGGTATCTCCGCCGTACGGCATTGCCCCGATATTCGGTCAGTGATGACCCGGGCCGTTGGAGGCCTACGCCACCGGACTATATGGAGGCCATTGAACCGCATTGGAATACCTTACGGCCCTTTGTGCTTGATTCGGCAGCACAATTTGATCCAGGACTGCCCACGCCTTTTGACAGTGCCGAAGACTCCCCATTTTATAAGGAAGCCATGGAGGTCTATGAAACGGTGGAAAATCTAGATGATGATAAATTGGAGGTGGCGAAGTTTTGGGACTGTAACCCGAATATATCGCACACCAAGGGGCATGTCATGTATTTCCAACAACAAATTTCCCCTGGGGGCCATTGGATGCATATAGCTGCACAGATACTGGAAGAACAAAAGGTCGACGGGGTAAAGGCTGCCGAAACCATGTCGATGTTAGGGGTGGCCCTGGCCGATGCCTTTATCAGTTGTTGGGACCAGAAGTATAAAAGCAGTTTGACCCGGCCTGAAACCTATATCAATAACTATATTGACCAAGATTGGGAACCTATATTGCAAACGCCGGCTTTTCCTGAGCATACGTCTGGACATAGTGTGGCGTCAAGTGCAGCAGCTACGGTACTTACCGGGGTATTCGGCGATGATTATGCATTTGTAGATGCTACGGAAGTACCATACGGCCTTCCTCCAAGAAGCTTTCAGTCGTTTTGGCAAGCAGCGGAAGAAGCAGCGATCAGCAGGCTTTACGGGGGGATTCACTATAGGCCGGCCATTGAACTGGGCGTTAAACAGGGCAGGGCCGTGGGCCGATTGGTTCTCGAGCGATTAAGAAAGGAGCATTGATTCTTCCGTAGGCTTCATAGTATTTCCCGTTGTTAGTATCGAAATCTTCCCATTTCTCCTTTGGGTTAACAAATGGAGTTGTATTTGTGTCATATGAAGATTATTCCTATATAGAATTAGGAAAATAGCTATATTTCAAAACTTTTATTCCTCTTTATTTGTCGTTTTAAGGAGTAAAATCTGAAGATTAGGATGAGATTTGCCCCTGAGGTTGAGGCGTTTTTTAGGGTAATAGGCTCATTAGTGCATAATTGACACAATTTTGTTTTGTGGTCAATAGGATACACTGTATATTTGAAAAGTAGCATAGAATATCATAGTATAGAATACATATGGGATGTCTTTTCTACGAGTTTTACTTAAACATTCCATGAAAGGGGAATTTCCTCTTTTTTGGGAGGGATTTTACGATAGCGAACCATTAATTAATCACTGGCCATATAATTGAGATGATTGCAAACACTACCATTACAAGCTTTCCGGAAATAATCATTATCGGGGAAAAACAAAATTTCCGTACCACCCTGAATAAGGTATATGGGGATGAAGGGGTAACGTTATACGATTTTGAAGTCAACAATGATGTCGAAGAGGTGCCCAAACCTATAACCTTGCAATGGAAGGTTCCGGCCATCAACGTAAAGGGCGTTTGGAAACCCACCACGGATTTCAATAAACGTATTCAAGCCGATTGGGAACTTGACAATATGGAGTCGCGGATTTCTATCGATTCGCCCGTAATTTCCCTATTTGGGAATAGCGATGGCAATGTCTTGACCTTCGCTTGCTCCAATGCCATCAATAAATTGGAAATGAATGCCCGTTTACGTGAAGAGGACAATTGTTTTTATTGCCACGTTACCTTTTTTACGGAACAACATTATCCCCTTAAAAATTTTAAGGTGCAATTGCGATTGGATTATCAAGACTGGCATTTTTCCGATAGCCTTCGGGCGGTGGCTTCGTGGTGGGAAAGCTTTGAGCAATTGAAGCCGGCCTATGTACCTGATATCGCTAAAACGCCATTGTACTCTACCTGGTACCAGTTTCATCAGAACCTCGATGTACCCTTGCTTTTGAAAGAATGTCGATTGGCAAAAAATCTGGGCTACAAAGCTATCATCATTGATGACGGTTGGCAAACCTTCGATTCGAACCGAGGCTATGATTTTACGGGGGATTGGCAGCCAGACCGTATTCCTGAAATGGCGGAATTCGTAAAAAGTGTACATGAAACCGGTATGAAAATCGCTCTTTGGTACTCCGTTCCCTTCTGTGGTGAAAAATCAAAGGCCTACAAACGTTTTAAAGGGAAATTCCTGACCGAAGACCATAGATGGGCTCCTGTTTTTGATCCACGTTATCCCGATGTTAGGCAATACCTTATCGATATTTATACCAATGCCGCGCGAGATTGGAGCCTCGACGGCTTCAAGCTTGATTTTATCGACGACTTTAGGTTTTATAAAGATACCCCGACTAAATTGGGGCCAGATGCGGATTATGCGTCGATAAATGGGGCTGTTGATCGCTTGTTGACAGATGTGAAAGACGCCTTGACAAAAATTAACCCCGAAATCTTTATTGAGTTCAGACAGAAGTATACGGGACCTGCGATGCGTAAATACGGTAATATGTTCAGGGCCTTCGACTGTCCGGGAGATGCTACCATGAACCGATTGCGAATTGCGGATATTCGTATGCTTGCCGGAAATACTGCGGTACACTCCGATATGGTTACCTGGCATGCGGACGAACCCTTGGAAATTGCGGCTCTTCAAGTCATCAATACGCTTTTTGGGGTGCCCCAACTTTCCGTTATGTTGAGTGAGACACCCGAAGCATACGTAAACATGATCGGCTTTTATACGAAGTACTGGAACGAAAATGCCGATGTGCTTATGAACGGATATTTCCTTCCTTCTAAACCGTTGGCCAATTACCCCACCCAACGGGTATCTAAGAACGGACACCTCATTATTGGGGTTTATGATGCTTGGGTAGTAGAGCTCGATGGGGCTTATACGCACATAGATATCTTGAATGCTCAAATAGCCACCCAAGTAGTCGTTCGAATTTTAAATGATTTGGGGGCTTATGCCTGTAAAGTCTATGATTGTCAAGGAAATTTGATAAGGGAGGAGAATGTAGTATTTTCGAAAGGGGTAATAGAGGTGGAGGTTCCCGAATGCGGAATCATAAGGGCCGAGAAAATAGAGTAGAGTTCACATGACCGAAAAAGAGAAAATGATCAGCGGGCAAGCCTATGATCCAAGTGATAAAGAGTTGGTAAGGGCCAGGTTGCGGGCCCGAAAGTTGATGCAGGAAATAGCGGCCATCCCCATGGACAAAGAACGGCAGCGCAAGCACTTTTTTAAAGAGCTATTTGCCGAGACCGGAAAGAATTTCTATATCGAAAACCGCTTTACCTGCGATTATGGTTTCAATATTTATTGGGGCGAGAACGCATATGCCAATTTTGATTGTATTATTTTGGACGCTGCACCGGTGTACATCGGTAAGAACGTAATGATGGCCCCGGGGGTAAAGTTGCTTACGGCTACACACCCATTGGAGTTTGAAGCCCGTAACTCTGGAATTGAATTCGCAAAACCGATACGGATAGGGGATAACGTTTGGATCGGTGGAGGGGTAATTGTCAATCCTGGGGTTACCATAGGAAACAACAGTGTCATCGGTTCCGGAAGTGTGGTGGTAAAAGATATCCCCGAGAATGTGGTGGCCGTTGGCAACCCGTGTCGCGTATTAAAGAATATAGACAACCCATAGTTCCCGCCTACATAGGCCCAATACCAACTAAAAGACCAAAGATATGCTTTCAATTATTTCTTTTGTGGGGTTTACGCTCTTAGTGGCGGTAATCGCTTGGTACGCTACCAGAAGTACCAATGAAAAATCCGCCGACGGTTATTTTTTGGCGGGAAGAAGCTTAGGGGCGATAACCATTGCGGGTTCCTTGCTTTTGACCAACCTTTCCGCCGAGCAGATCGTGGGGCTGAACGGACAGGCCTTTACCGAGGGGGTATTGGTTATGGCTTGGGAGACACTGGCCGCTATTGCCATGATCATTACTGCGGTTTTCCTGCTTCCCAGGTACATGCGAGGCGGTATAACGACCATTCCCCAATTTGTGGAAGATCGGTTCGACCACGGTACAAAAGCTATTCTCACGGCCTTATTTTTATCGGGTTACGTTATTGTGGTCATTCCTTCCGTACTGTATTCCGGATCTTTGGCCTTTAGCACCATGTTCGATTTGCCGACCCTTTTAGGACTTTCGGATACGGCTACTTTGTGGCTCTGTGTTTGGAGTATTGGAATTATCGGTATCATATATGCCATTTTTGGCGGATTGAAGGCTGTGGCGGTCTCCGATCTTATCAACTCGATCGGACTTTTGATCGGGGGACTCCTTATTCCGGTTTTTGGATTGTTGGCCATTGGGGATGGAAGTATTTCCGATGGAATAAGCCTGCTTTGGGAAAGCCATCCGGAAAAGTTCAATGTAAAGGGTGATGTTGATGCATCCATACCGTTCGGCACCATTTTTACGGGAATGATGCTGGTACAGATGTTCTATTGGGGTACCAACCAAGTGATTTTACAACGTGTATTTGGGGCAAAAAACCTTAAGGAAGGCCAAAAAGGGGTGATACTTGCCGCCTTGGTCAAGTTTTTGATTCCCATTATCGTGGTATTGCCCGGTATCATCGCCTGGCATATTTTCGAGGGCAATCTTGATAACCCCGACCAAGCTTACCCGAAATTGGTGGCTACCGTACTTCCCGCAACATTTACCGGCCTTTTTGCCGCTGTACTTTTTGGGGCCATACTGAGTTCCTTCAACAGTCTGTTGAACAGTAGTGCCACCTTATTCGGATTCGACCTTTATCGGCAGTATTTCAAGAAGGGTGCGACCGAGCTTGAAACCGTAAAAGCGGGGAAGATGTTCGGACTTGTTCTTGGTATTTTGGGAATGTTTGTCGCTCCTCTGATCGCCAATGCGCCACAGGGGCTTTTCGCGTGGTTGCAAGAGGCCAATGGTTGTTATAGTATTCCTATTTTAACGGTTATCGTAATAGGCTTTTTTACTAAACGGGTGCCGGCCATTGCTGCCAAGGTCGGGGTAATTTCGGGAGTGGTCCTCTATTCGATCAGTCAGTTTTTGGTCAAGCCCTATTTTGTGGATAAGGCGCTGGCCGAAGCGGCACAAAACGGCATAAGCGACGCCAAGGCGTTGAGTGTGATCCAGGCCGAAGCCTACCCGCATTTTTTACACGTCATGGCTATTTTGTTCGTGCTCAATATCGCGATTATGTTGTTTATTGGGAAACTCTATCCCAGAGATACGGATTATCAACCGATGACAACCGATGCGGTTAGTGTAGAGCCTTGGAAATATGCCTTTATAGCAGGGGCCGTTATTACGGCTTTAGTGTTGAGTACCTATCTGATATTTTAACGGGCTACCGTCTAAAACTGAAGGACCACACCCAAGGTTCCGGGACCGAAGTTGAGGTTCCAGCTCATTTTTTTGGATCGGTCATTGTATTTCTCATCGTATTTTCGGTCGAGATAGCGATCAATGGATTCTACCGTGGCCACACTGATGGCTACGGCAAATACAAAATCGCTCAACCAGTGTTGACCGTCCCAAATACGTGAAATGCCGGGGATGGCGCCTAAGGTATATACCCCTGCCTTGACCCAGGGACTTTTGAACTGTTTACCGATGGCATAGGCGTTAGTAAAGGCCAATAAGGCATGTCCCGATGGAAAAGAATTGTAGTTCCTATGCGGATTGAAGGGGTCAAAAGTATCCTTCCCCCTTTCTGCCACCGGCCGTGCCCGACCTACGGCAGATTTTAAAACTTGCTGCAAAAATCCTGCAGAGGTAGCCGACGATATCAATAGAACTCCCGTACGACGAAGTTTTTCGTTCTTGGTAATCAAGCCTACCAAATACACACCTGAAGTTGC is from Zobellia galactanivorans and encodes:
- a CDS encoding vanadium-dependent haloperoxidase, whose amino-acid sequence is MKRLSRFIIVCTVLMVSCGTNHDKERLDTYFEGGLSRYNRELTNVIVSDIFTPPVASRIYAYSNIAAYEGIRFMDSTKLSLSSRLNGLKELSTPDPSKNYYYPLVSIVAFTQVGKSLVFDLDKVEAIKNKMLGEVKEIGMDQEVYRNSIDLGETLASEILAWAAKDGYLRRTALPRYSVSDDPGRWRPTPPDYMEAIEPHWNTLRPFVLDSAAQFDPGLPTPFDSAEDSPFYKEAMEVYETVENLDDDKLEVAKFWDCNPNISHTKGHVMYFQQQISPGGHWMHIAAQILEEQKVDGVKAAETMSMLGVALADAFISCWDQKYKSSLTRPETYINNYIDQDWEPILQTPAFPEHTSGHSVASSAAATVLTGVFGDDYAFVDATEVPYGLPPRSFQSFWQAAEEAAISRLYGGIHYRPAIELGVKQGRAVGRLVLERLRKEH
- a CDS encoding glycoside hydrolase family 36 protein; its protein translation is MIANTTITSFPEIIIIGEKQNFRTTLNKVYGDEGVTLYDFEVNNDVEEVPKPITLQWKVPAINVKGVWKPTTDFNKRIQADWELDNMESRISIDSPVISLFGNSDGNVLTFACSNAINKLEMNARLREEDNCFYCHVTFFTEQHYPLKNFKVQLRLDYQDWHFSDSLRAVASWWESFEQLKPAYVPDIAKTPLYSTWYQFHQNLDVPLLLKECRLAKNLGYKAIIIDDGWQTFDSNRGYDFTGDWQPDRIPEMAEFVKSVHETGMKIALWYSVPFCGEKSKAYKRFKGKFLTEDHRWAPVFDPRYPDVRQYLIDIYTNAARDWSLDGFKLDFIDDFRFYKDTPTKLGPDADYASINGAVDRLLTDVKDALTKINPEIFIEFRQKYTGPAMRKYGNMFRAFDCPGDATMNRLRIADIRMLAGNTAVHSDMVTWHADEPLEIAALQVINTLFGVPQLSVMLSETPEAYVNMIGFYTKYWNENADVLMNGYFLPSKPLANYPTQRVSKNGHLIIGVYDAWVVELDGAYTHIDILNAQIATQVVVRILNDLGAYACKVYDCQGNLIREENVVFSKGVIEVEVPECGIIRAEKIE
- a CDS encoding sugar O-acetyltransferase; translation: MTEKEKMISGQAYDPSDKELVRARLRARKLMQEIAAIPMDKERQRKHFFKELFAETGKNFYIENRFTCDYGFNIYWGENAYANFDCIILDAAPVYIGKNVMMAPGVKLLTATHPLEFEARNSGIEFAKPIRIGDNVWIGGGVIVNPGVTIGNNSVIGSGSVVVKDIPENVVAVGNPCRVLKNIDNP
- a CDS encoding solute:sodium symporter family transporter, yielding MLSIISFVGFTLLVAVIAWYATRSTNEKSADGYFLAGRSLGAITIAGSLLLTNLSAEQIVGLNGQAFTEGVLVMAWETLAAIAMIITAVFLLPRYMRGGITTIPQFVEDRFDHGTKAILTALFLSGYVIVVIPSVLYSGSLAFSTMFDLPTLLGLSDTATLWLCVWSIGIIGIIYAIFGGLKAVAVSDLINSIGLLIGGLLIPVFGLLAIGDGSISDGISLLWESHPEKFNVKGDVDASIPFGTIFTGMMLVQMFYWGTNQVILQRVFGAKNLKEGQKGVILAALVKFLIPIIVVLPGIIAWHIFEGNLDNPDQAYPKLVATVLPATFTGLFAAVLFGAILSSFNSLLNSSATLFGFDLYRQYFKKGATELETVKAGKMFGLVLGILGMFVAPLIANAPQGLFAWLQEANGCYSIPILTVIVIGFFTKRVPAIAAKVGVISGVVLYSISQFLVKPYFVDKALAEAAQNGISDAKALSVIQAEAYPHFLHVMAILFVLNIAIMLFIGKLYPRDTDYQPMTTDAVSVEPWKYAFIAGAVITALVLSTYLIF
- a CDS encoding phosphatase PAP2 family protein, with protein sequence MKKTIALLFTIFTLGVYAQDSIVSVPEKRWDMFKYDIGNMFKGVAYSYSRPFQWKGQQWAQFGGVLAGTGAVYLADEETSEFFKRQREGVPNVFREYGELYGSPENNYLATSGVYLVGLITKNEKLRRTGVLLISSATSAGFLQQVLKSAVGRARPVAERGKDTFDPFNPHRNYNSFPSGHALLAFTNAYAIGKQFKSPWVKAGVYTLGAIPGISRIWDGQHWLSDFVFAVAISVATVESIDRYLDRKYDEKYNDRSKKMSWNLNFGPGTLGVVLQF